In one Thermaerobacter sp. PB12/4term genomic region, the following are encoded:
- a CDS encoding DUF503 domain-containing protein, giving the protein MAAFVGLCQVTLTVPGSTSLKDKRRVLRSIVDRLRQRYALAVAEVGSQDAWQRADIAFACVSGEPSRCEAILAECVRWLETRSDIELVHVETEIL; this is encoded by the coding sequence ATGGCGGCCTTCGTAGGCCTGTGCCAGGTGACTCTGACGGTTCCGGGCAGCACGTCCCTCAAGGACAAGCGCCGGGTGCTGCGCAGCATCGTGGACCGGTTGCGGCAGCGGTACGCCCTGGCCGTAGCGGAAGTGGGCTCCCAGGACGCCTGGCAGCGGGCGGACATCGCCTTCGCCTGCGTGAGCGGAGAACCGTCCCGCTGCGAAGCCATCCTGGCGGAGTGCGTCCGCTGGCTGGAGACCCGGTCCGACATCGAGCTGGTGCACGTGGAGACCGAAATCCTTTGA
- the rimP gene encoding ribosome maturation factor RimP: MSNRKVEAAVAQLAEPLAEQRGLVLLDVEYRREGGRWFLQCVVDREGGVTMDECAAFSEALDPVLEGVEGLAEDVVVEVMSPGLDRTLRNDREFAWFRGREVEVTTYRPVDGRRRFQGRLEGLEDGHVVVTDQEGIHRIPRDAVAKTQLQVRI; the protein is encoded by the coding sequence GTGAGCAACCGCAAGGTGGAGGCGGCCGTCGCCCAGCTGGCGGAGCCCCTGGCCGAGCAGCGGGGGCTGGTCCTGCTGGACGTGGAATACCGCCGGGAGGGCGGGCGCTGGTTCCTCCAGTGCGTGGTGGACCGGGAGGGCGGCGTGACCATGGATGAGTGCGCCGCCTTCAGCGAAGCGCTGGATCCGGTGCTGGAGGGTGTGGAAGGCCTGGCCGAGGACGTGGTGGTGGAGGTCATGTCCCCGGGCCTCGACCGCACCCTGCGCAACGATCGGGAGTTTGCCTGGTTCCGGGGGCGCGAGGTGGAGGTGACCACCTACCGCCCTGTGGACGGCCGGCGGCGATTCCAGGGTCGCCTGGAGGGACTGGAAGACGGGCACGTGGTGGTCACCGACCAGGAGGGGATCCACCGCATTCCCCGCGACGCGGTGGCCAAGACCCAGCTGCAGGTGCGGATCTAG
- the nusA gene encoding transcription termination factor NusA gives MNAEFIEALEDLERQKGIDKDTLLEAIEAALVAAFRRHFGTAQNVAVRIDRETGEIRVVARRDVVEEVEDPSTQISVAEAREIDPRYKPGDVVEQEVTPRDFGRIAAQTAKQVVLQRIREAERDLIYEEFIAREGDIVTGVVQRVQGRNVFVDLGRTETVLFPSEQIPGERYRPGDRIKVYIVEVRKTPKGPQILISRSHPNLIKRLFELEVPEIHDGIVEIKEAVREPGVRAKVAVDTRDERVDPVGACVGPRGARVQAVVAELRGERIDVIRWADEPEQFVANALSPAKVTRVILEPETRVARVIVPDHQLSLAIGKEGQNARLAARLTGWKIDIHAESQAAEWLAREDDWDIDAVLAGAGGEGQEGAGDDDLDELFGAGAFGDAGDGGGAGGENWDWWSGEGGRGDDHGAGAAEEWAGEDGSGGWDETGDGGDGRWEEGDGAAGGWDGEGPAQDQDGSPRAETPGPESR, from the coding sequence ATGAATGCGGAATTCATTGAGGCGCTGGAGGATCTGGAGCGGCAGAAGGGCATCGACAAGGATACGCTGCTGGAGGCCATCGAAGCGGCGCTGGTGGCGGCCTTCCGCCGCCATTTCGGCACGGCCCAGAACGTGGCCGTGCGCATCGACCGGGAGACGGGCGAGATCCGGGTGGTGGCCCGCCGCGACGTGGTCGAGGAGGTGGAGGATCCTTCGACCCAGATCAGCGTGGCCGAGGCCCGGGAGATCGACCCCCGCTACAAGCCCGGGGACGTGGTGGAACAGGAGGTCACGCCGCGGGACTTCGGCCGCATCGCTGCCCAGACCGCCAAGCAGGTCGTCCTGCAGCGGATCCGCGAGGCCGAGCGCGACCTCATCTACGAAGAATTCATTGCCCGCGAGGGCGACATCGTCACCGGCGTGGTCCAGCGGGTGCAGGGGCGCAACGTCTTCGTCGACCTGGGCCGGACCGAGACGGTGCTCTTTCCGTCGGAGCAGATTCCCGGCGAGCGCTACCGGCCGGGCGACCGGATCAAGGTGTACATCGTGGAGGTGCGCAAGACCCCCAAGGGGCCGCAGATCCTCATCTCCCGCAGCCATCCCAACCTCATCAAGCGCCTCTTCGAGCTGGAGGTGCCGGAGATCCACGACGGCATCGTGGAGATCAAGGAGGCGGTGCGGGAACCCGGCGTCCGGGCCAAGGTGGCCGTCGACACCCGGGACGAGCGGGTGGACCCCGTGGGGGCCTGCGTCGGGCCCCGGGGCGCGCGGGTCCAGGCGGTGGTGGCCGAGCTGCGCGGCGAGCGCATCGACGTGATCCGCTGGGCGGACGAACCGGAACAGTTCGTGGCCAACGCCCTGTCGCCGGCCAAGGTGACCCGGGTGATCCTGGAGCCGGAAACCCGAGTCGCGCGGGTGATCGTCCCCGACCACCAGCTCTCCCTGGCCATCGGCAAGGAAGGCCAGAATGCCCGCCTGGCCGCCCGGCTGACGGGCTGGAAGATCGACATCCACGCCGAGTCCCAGGCGGCCGAGTGGCTGGCCCGGGAGGACGACTGGGACATCGACGCCGTGCTGGCCGGAGCCGGCGGGGAGGGTCAGGAGGGCGCCGGTGACGACGACCTGGACGAGCTGTTCGGCGCCGGGGCCTTCGGCGATGCCGGCGATGGCGGCGGCGCGGGCGGCGAGAACTGGGACTGGTGGTCTGGTGAGGGTGGCCGCGGGGATGATCACGGCGCCGGGGCCGCTGAGGAGTGGGCCGGAGAGGACGGCTCCGGCGGTTGGGATGAGACCGGCGACGGCGGCGACGGCCGCTGGGAGGAAGGCGACGGGGCGGCAGGCGGCTGGGACGGCGAGGGCCCGGCGCAGGACCAGGATGGCAGCCCGCGGGCGGAGACGCCCGGCCCGGAATCGAGGTGA
- the rnpM gene encoding RNase P modulator RnpM — MPRHIPQRTCIGCRAVRPKRELLRVVRTPEGEVAFDPTGRRAGRGAYLCPDPACLDRALRARELGRALKTDLDAATVEALRRQLAELVTGADAGAGR; from the coding sequence GTGCCAAGGCACATTCCGCAGCGGACGTGCATCGGCTGCCGGGCAGTCCGGCCCAAGCGGGAGTTGCTCCGGGTGGTGCGTACCCCGGAGGGTGAGGTGGCCTTCGACCCCACCGGCCGCCGGGCCGGGCGGGGAGCGTACCTCTGCCCCGACCCGGCGTGCCTGGACCGGGCCCTCAGGGCGCGGGAGCTGGGACGGGCGCTGAAGACCGATCTGGACGCTGCCACGGTGGAGGCCTTGCGGCGCCAGCTGGCGGAACTGGTGACGGGAGCGGATGCCGGTGCCGGGCGGTAA
- a CDS encoding ribosomal L7Ae/L30e/S12e/Gadd45 family protein: MPVPGGKGDPRGLIGLARRAGRLAAGDHAVRHAFQQGRAALVVVAADAGAACHRRFARLAARDAVPLVVWGGKGELGALTGRPQCAVLAVTDKGLAAALRERLSAGAGGTGAESGGEPFVTQHSHL; encoded by the coding sequence ATGCCGGTGCCGGGCGGTAAGGGTGATCCGCGGGGACTCATCGGGCTGGCCCGCCGCGCCGGCCGGTTGGCGGCGGGGGATCACGCCGTCCGTCACGCCTTCCAGCAGGGGCGGGCGGCGCTGGTGGTGGTGGCGGCCGACGCAGGGGCTGCATGCCACCGCCGCTTTGCCCGGCTGGCGGCCCGGGATGCCGTGCCCCTGGTGGTGTGGGGCGGGAAAGGCGAGCTGGGTGCGCTGACCGGCCGGCCCCAGTGCGCGGTGCTGGCCGTCACGGACAAGGGACTGGCTGCAGCCCTGCGGGAACGGCTATCGGCCGGGGCCGGAGGAACGGGCGCAGAATCGGGGGGTGAGCCGTTTGTCACGCAGCATTCGCATCTATGA
- the infB gene encoding translation initiation factor IF-2: MPGRGPQPAGAQGRGGPGGGPARGERRDDRRGDRPGRPGRPGEGRPGDARAGGPRGGAAGRPGGGRPGGPRPGGGRPGGGFAPPRPGGGRPGVAGRPGAGRPAAGARRGAKRKEYERDEREFLDDEDDGRLFGGRKEERRRRRAQDDATHEIRHGSRVGGEVTLTGAVTVGAFAELLGLTPAQVIQTLIGMGVMAAINQEIDASVAARVAEKFGFTVKIQEPEPELARKADPAAAEEDPKRLKPRWPVVTVLGHVDHGKTSLLDRIRSTRVTAQEAGGITQHIGASVVEVGEKKIVFLDTPGHEAFTALRARGAQVTDIAVLVVAADDGVMPQTVEAINHARAAGVPIVVAITKIDKPEANPDRVRQQLVEYNLVPEEWGGDTVMVEVSAHTGQGIAELLEMILLVAELQELKANPDRPAVGTVIEAKLDRGRGPVATVLVQTGTLRVGDAFVCGTTYGRVRALFDDRGRPVEEAGPSTPVEVLGASEVPEAGDRLEVMADEREAREIATRRQEERRQEEMRAARGLTLEQFSQQAGGDAGERELRLIVKADVQGSLDALIPALERLSTDEVYVRVLHTGLGAISESDVMLAAASRAIVVGFNVRPDANARRAADQENVEIRTYRVIYELLDDLKKALQGLLKPEIREVVLGQAEVRATFRVPGVGTVAGCYVTDGKIARNARVRVIRDGTVIYEGRIASLKRFQDDVREVAQGYECGVGIERFNDIKEGDVLEVFQEQEVARAL; encoded by the coding sequence GTGCCGGGACGGGGGCCCCAGCCGGCGGGAGCCCAGGGCCGGGGCGGTCCCGGGGGCGGGCCTGCGCGGGGCGAGCGGCGGGATGACCGCCGGGGCGACCGGCCCGGGCGGCCCGGCCGCCCCGGCGAGGGCCGCCCGGGCGATGCCCGTGCCGGCGGGCCGCGGGGTGGCGCCGCCGGCCGGCCCGGCGGGGGGAGGCCGGGCGGCCCCCGGCCCGGCGGCGGCCGCCCGGGTGGCGGGTTTGCACCCCCGCGGCCCGGTGGCGGGCGGCCGGGCGTGGCCGGCAGGCCGGGTGCCGGCCGGCCGGCGGCCGGTGCCCGGCGCGGGGCCAAGCGCAAGGAATACGAGCGGGACGAGCGGGAGTTCCTGGACGACGAGGACGACGGGCGCCTCTTCGGCGGCCGTAAGGAGGAGCGGCGCCGGCGCCGGGCCCAGGACGATGCCACCCACGAGATCCGCCACGGCTCCCGGGTGGGCGGCGAGGTGACGCTGACCGGTGCCGTGACCGTGGGCGCCTTTGCCGAGCTGCTGGGCCTGACCCCCGCCCAGGTGATCCAGACCCTGATCGGCATGGGCGTCATGGCGGCGATCAACCAGGAGATCGATGCCTCCGTGGCGGCCAGGGTGGCCGAGAAGTTCGGCTTCACGGTGAAGATCCAGGAGCCCGAGCCCGAGCTGGCCAGGAAGGCCGACCCGGCGGCCGCCGAGGAGGATCCTAAGCGGCTGAAGCCCCGCTGGCCGGTGGTGACGGTGCTGGGCCACGTGGACCACGGCAAGACGTCCCTGCTGGACCGCATCCGGAGCACCCGGGTCACGGCCCAGGAGGCGGGCGGCATCACCCAGCACATCGGCGCCTCGGTGGTCGAGGTGGGCGAGAAGAAGATCGTCTTCCTCGACACCCCGGGCCACGAGGCCTTCACCGCCCTGCGGGCCCGCGGCGCCCAGGTGACGGACATCGCCGTGCTGGTGGTGGCTGCCGACGACGGCGTCATGCCCCAGACCGTCGAGGCCATCAACCATGCCCGGGCGGCGGGCGTGCCCATCGTGGTGGCCATCACCAAGATCGACAAGCCGGAGGCCAACCCCGACCGGGTCCGGCAGCAGCTGGTGGAATACAACCTGGTGCCCGAGGAATGGGGCGGCGACACGGTCATGGTCGAGGTGTCGGCCCACACCGGCCAGGGCATCGCCGAGCTGCTGGAGATGATCCTGCTGGTGGCCGAGCTGCAGGAGCTCAAGGCCAACCCCGACCGGCCCGCGGTGGGCACCGTGATCGAGGCCAAGCTGGACCGCGGCCGCGGTCCGGTGGCGACGGTCCTGGTCCAGACGGGCACCCTGCGGGTGGGCGACGCCTTCGTCTGCGGCACGACCTACGGCCGGGTCCGCGCCCTGTTCGACGACCGCGGCCGGCCGGTGGAGGAGGCGGGCCCCTCCACGCCGGTGGAGGTGCTGGGCGCCTCGGAGGTGCCGGAAGCCGGCGACCGGCTGGAAGTGATGGCCGACGAGCGGGAGGCGCGGGAGATCGCCACCCGGCGCCAGGAGGAACGGCGCCAGGAGGAGATGCGGGCCGCCCGTGGCCTGACCCTGGAGCAGTTCTCCCAGCAGGCCGGCGGCGACGCGGGCGAGCGGGAGCTGCGCCTGATCGTCAAGGCCGACGTGCAGGGCTCGCTGGACGCCCTGATCCCGGCCCTGGAGCGCCTCTCCACCGACGAGGTCTACGTCCGGGTGCTGCACACCGGCCTGGGCGCCATCAGCGAATCCGACGTGATGCTGGCCGCCGCCTCGCGGGCCATCGTCGTCGGGTTCAACGTCCGGCCCGATGCCAACGCCCGGCGGGCGGCGGACCAGGAGAACGTGGAGATCCGGACGTACCGGGTCATCTACGAGCTGCTGGATGACCTCAAGAAGGCCCTGCAGGGCCTGCTCAAGCCGGAGATCCGGGAGGTCGTCCTGGGGCAGGCGGAAGTCCGCGCCACCTTCAGGGTGCCCGGGGTGGGAACGGTGGCCGGTTGTTACGTCACCGACGGCAAGATCGCCCGCAACGCCCGGGTCCGGGTGATCCGCGACGGGACGGTGATCTACGAGGGCCGCATCGCCTCCCTCAAGCGGTTCCAGGACGACGTGCGCGAGGTGGCCCAGGGCTACGAGTGCGGCGTGGGCATCGAGCGTTTCAACGACATCAAGGAGGGCGACGTCCTGGAGGTGTTCCAGGAGCAGGAGGTGGCCCGGGCCCTCTGA